A stretch of Synechococcus sp. MIT S9220 DNA encodes these proteins:
- a CDS encoding HIT family protein — translation MVSPPAEASCPICALHGNQAELTAHEIWRNDLWLLRHHPRPAPLAGWCLLDSRRHCGGPINFVPEEAQDWGVVVQRASQLERAVTGCERVYAIAFGEGARHLHLHLIPRSADDPRTSAWKIADLYRDVEAGTVNAASADCVNEWVLRARDLASAVLD, via the coding sequence ATGGTTTCTCCGCCAGCCGAAGCCTCTTGCCCCATCTGTGCCCTGCATGGCAATCAGGCTGAGCTGACGGCTCATGAGATCTGGCGCAATGATCTCTGGCTGCTGCGACACCATCCGCGCCCTGCCCCGTTGGCCGGTTGGTGCCTGCTTGATTCGCGACGACACTGTGGTGGTCCAATCAACTTTGTCCCTGAGGAAGCGCAGGATTGGGGCGTTGTTGTCCAACGTGCCTCCCAGTTGGAGCGTGCGGTCACAGGCTGCGAACGGGTCTATGCCATCGCCTTCGGTGAAGGAGCCCGACATCTGCATCTGCATCTGATCCCACGTTCTGCTGATGATCCACGCACCAGCGCCTGGAAGATTGCTGATCTCTATCGCGATGTCGAAGCGGGAACGGTCAATGCAGCGTCTGCTGACTGTGTGAATGAATGGGTGTTGCGCGCCAGAGATTTGGCCTCAGCCGTTCTGGATTGA
- the gap gene encoding type I glyceraldehyde-3-phosphate dehydrogenase yields MSIRIGINGFGRIGRLAFRQAMACPDVEVVAINDLIELDYLAYLLRYDSTHRRFPGEIKVVDGHLMVNGSHIRVTAERDPRQLRWGDVGADYVLESTGFFLTADTARQHLEAGAKRVVMSAPSKDDTPMFVMGVNHNSYAGEDIVSNASCTTNCLAPLAKVVNDHYGIVSGLMTTVHATTATQKPVDSPSLKDWRGGRGAGQSIIPSSTGAAKAVGRVIPELNGKLTGMAFRVPTPDVSVVDLTVNLAKPASYEEIKTTMKEASQNGLSGILGYTEDPIVSNDLLGESCTSVFDAGAGMALNDQFMKLVAWYDNEWAYSCKCIDLMQHMAKHSA; encoded by the coding sequence ATGTCCATCCGTATTGGCATCAATGGCTTCGGACGCATCGGGCGTCTCGCCTTCCGACAGGCCATGGCCTGCCCCGACGTGGAGGTGGTTGCCATCAACGACCTGATCGAACTCGACTACCTCGCCTACCTGCTGCGTTACGACTCAACGCATCGCCGCTTCCCAGGTGAAATCAAGGTGGTGGATGGCCACTTGATGGTGAATGGCAGTCACATTCGCGTCACGGCCGAACGAGACCCCCGCCAGCTGCGCTGGGGTGACGTGGGAGCCGACTACGTGCTGGAAAGCACTGGCTTCTTTCTGACCGCCGACACCGCACGCCAACACCTTGAGGCCGGCGCCAAACGTGTGGTGATGAGCGCTCCCTCCAAAGACGACACGCCGATGTTCGTCATGGGAGTGAATCACAACTCCTATGCAGGAGAAGACATCGTGTCGAATGCCAGCTGCACAACGAACTGTCTGGCACCACTCGCCAAGGTCGTGAACGACCACTACGGAATCGTCAGCGGTCTGATGACCACCGTGCATGCCACCACGGCAACCCAGAAGCCAGTAGACAGCCCTTCACTCAAAGACTGGCGAGGTGGACGAGGCGCGGGGCAGAGCATCATTCCCAGCTCAACGGGTGCTGCCAAAGCCGTGGGTCGTGTGATTCCGGAACTGAATGGAAAACTCACAGGCATGGCTTTCCGGGTACCAACTCCTGATGTCTCCGTCGTCGACCTGACCGTGAATCTGGCCAAACCAGCCAGTTACGAAGAGATCAAGACAACCATGAAAGAAGCCTCACAAAACGGTCTTTCCGGCATCCTTGGTTACACCGAAGATCCAATCGTGTCCAACGATCTTCTGGGTGAAAGCTGCACCTCAGTGTTTGATGCTGGAGCAGGCATGGCGCTCAATGATCAGTTCATGAAACTGGTTGCTTGGTACGACAATGAATGGGCCTACAGCTGCAAATGCATTGACCTGATGCAGCACATGGCTAAGCATTCTGCTTAA
- a CDS encoding HEAT repeat domain-containing protein, translating to MAERFDVLVQGISEADALSLIFADTASVERPSDRYFAATRLGLCDCDMTLEALIRATHELKVDELFDRITRRKVVEALGRRKDPRAIPALVDVLGCSDTEAVINALSALTRIGWRPSEVEEGCLLGLLNGEVTQIRAVIQTFTRLGIQSPRSKSCIMDCCDHESLLVSGAARAYMASLYGECDLMKPLVASLTDLVAGKRRSAVIDIGDSGDESLLPVLVRAPVSMSLRAKSFLQIVDGNQSFSKPQNQALFEQLLRDDPLLLDIRPEWECGSDPDEIERNLSHRDEARQYGAAASLMRIDRSECLAVIESMQERLWSDYVTHYYLSCLVGLRKFREKSDLVRSALAETTPQYTKSRIAAAWACVELQLDDQMDLLYELSSSAPWVPLRWTCQQALARLIETQQLERTF from the coding sequence ATGGCAGAACGTTTTGATGTTTTAGTGCAAGGTATATCAGAGGCTGATGCCCTATCGCTGATCTTTGCGGATACAGCTTCTGTTGAACGACCCTCAGATCGCTATTTTGCCGCGACTCGATTAGGGCTTTGTGATTGCGATATGACCCTTGAGGCTTTAATTCGAGCGACGCATGAGCTCAAAGTCGATGAATTGTTCGACCGAATCACCAGGCGAAAAGTTGTTGAGGCTTTAGGTCGCAGAAAAGATCCAAGGGCCATCCCTGCTCTTGTTGATGTTTTGGGTTGTAGTGACACTGAGGCCGTGATTAATGCGCTGTCGGCCTTGACCAGAATTGGCTGGCGTCCCAGCGAGGTAGAAGAAGGATGTCTGCTTGGATTGTTGAATGGGGAAGTGACACAAATACGTGCAGTCATTCAAACATTTACAAGGCTTGGAATTCAGAGTCCTCGTTCGAAGTCTTGCATCATGGATTGTTGTGATCACGAAAGTCTTCTGGTCTCCGGCGCTGCAAGGGCTTACATGGCTTCGCTTTATGGCGAATGTGATTTGATGAAACCATTGGTCGCATCTCTTACAGATCTGGTTGCTGGTAAGCGCAGATCTGCGGTGATTGATATTGGTGATTCCGGTGATGAAAGCCTGCTGCCTGTTCTGGTTCGTGCGCCGGTATCCATGTCTCTTCGAGCTAAAAGTTTCTTACAGATCGTTGATGGCAACCAGTCTTTCTCGAAGCCTCAAAACCAAGCTTTGTTTGAGCAGCTGCTTCGCGATGATCCTTTGTTGTTAGACATTCGACCTGAGTGGGAATGTGGATCAGATCCTGATGAGATCGAGCGGAATCTCAGCCATCGTGATGAAGCTCGACAGTATGGTGCTGCAGCGAGTTTGATGCGGATTGATCGCAGCGAATGCCTTGCAGTGATTGAAAGTATGCAGGAAAGACTCTGGTCTGATTATGTCACTCACTATTATCTGAGTTGTCTTGTTGGTTTGCGAAAGTTCAGAGAAAAGAGTGATCTCGTTAGGTCTGCTCTTGCCGAAACCACGCCCCAATATACGAAGTCGAGAATTGCAGCTGCCTGGGCTTGCGTTGAACTGCAACTTGATGACCAGATGGATCTTTTGTACGAGCTCTCTTCATCTGCTCCTTGGGTTCCATTGCGTTGGACATGCCAGCAAGCATTGGCACGCTTGATTGAGACGCAACAGCTCGAAAGGACGTTCTGA
- the thiD gene encoding bifunctional hydroxymethylpyrimidine kinase/phosphomethylpyrimidine kinase, whose amino-acid sequence MQAQHITPAIALTIAGSDSGGGAGIQADLRAFMAFRVHGCSALTCVTAQNTCGVTRVDPIPPAGLEAQLQAVKNDLPVDALKTGMLLNRELIQTTAELLRHWSIPKVIDPVMVSRTGAVLLEDDAIAALRDDLLPLATLLTPNRHEARLLSGHELSDDSDIEAAAAAIHAQGPAAVLIKSGSERSLGGRDLLFNGQPHWLEGPWVDTPHTHGTGCTLSAAITAGLALGQDLDVAMTAARAYVKQGLKQALAIGQGQGPICHWAAMRSIRDRD is encoded by the coding sequence ATGCAGGCCCAACACATCACTCCAGCGATCGCCCTCACCATCGCGGGAAGCGATTCAGGAGGAGGTGCAGGGATCCAGGCTGATTTGCGCGCCTTCATGGCCTTCAGGGTTCATGGCTGCAGTGCCCTGACCTGCGTCACCGCGCAAAACACCTGCGGAGTGACCCGAGTGGATCCCATACCGCCCGCAGGCCTGGAGGCACAGCTGCAAGCCGTCAAGAACGACCTGCCTGTCGATGCACTGAAAACCGGCATGCTGCTGAATCGCGAACTGATTCAAACCACCGCTGAACTCTTACGGCACTGGAGCATCCCCAAGGTGATCGACCCGGTGATGGTGAGCCGCACAGGCGCCGTGCTGCTTGAAGATGACGCGATCGCCGCGCTACGCGACGACCTGCTGCCGCTGGCAACCCTGCTGACCCCGAATCGCCATGAAGCGCGGTTGCTGAGCGGCCATGAACTGAGCGACGACAGTGACATCGAAGCAGCCGCAGCCGCGATCCACGCCCAGGGACCTGCGGCAGTTCTGATCAAAAGCGGCAGCGAACGATCGCTGGGGGGCCGGGATTTGCTGTTCAACGGCCAACCCCACTGGCTTGAGGGGCCTTGGGTGGATACTCCCCATACCCACGGCACAGGATGCACGTTGTCAGCAGCCATCACCGCAGGATTGGCTCTCGGACAGGATCTCGATGTGGCAATGACGGCGGCGCGTGCGTACGTCAAGCAAGGCCTGAAGCAGGCTCTGGCCATCGGTCAGGGGCAAGGCCCGATCTGCCACTGGGCGGCGATGAGAAGCATTAGAGATCGTGATTAA
- a CDS encoding PfkB family carbohydrate kinase → MPTPLDSELKSLNLAVVGHQEWVTFLEVDALPRPGRIGRASRDLEEPAGAGAVIAVQLARLTGQKVLFFTALGRDAIGQRSEQRLRELGVEPVVAWRDQPSRRGISLMDPSGDRAITVIGERLMPTAEDDLNWERLADCDGVFVSATDCDGLRRARQARILSATPRLGLAVLQQASVPLDALIGSALDPGEQVPENCLNPAPTVRIATEGEAGGMLIPGGRFDAVQLPGPMVESYGCGDSFAAGVTAGLSAGWSTQQAVALGARCGAACATRFGPYGEH, encoded by the coding sequence ATGCCCACGCCTTTGGATAGCGAGCTGAAATCTCTGAATCTGGCGGTGGTAGGGCATCAGGAGTGGGTCACCTTTTTGGAGGTCGATGCACTGCCCAGACCAGGCAGGATCGGACGGGCTTCTCGAGACCTCGAAGAACCTGCCGGTGCCGGAGCTGTCATCGCAGTCCAGCTAGCACGCCTCACCGGCCAAAAAGTTCTGTTTTTCACAGCACTCGGTCGGGATGCGATTGGCCAACGCAGCGAACAACGCCTCAGAGAGTTGGGAGTTGAACCCGTGGTGGCCTGGCGCGACCAACCCAGTCGGCGCGGAATTAGCCTGATGGATCCCAGTGGTGACCGTGCAATCACGGTGATTGGCGAGCGCTTGATGCCCACCGCTGAAGACGACCTCAACTGGGAACGACTTGCAGACTGCGACGGCGTGTTCGTCTCAGCAACCGACTGCGATGGCCTGCGTCGGGCACGCCAGGCCAGGATTCTGAGTGCAACACCACGACTCGGACTCGCCGTGTTGCAGCAGGCTTCAGTGCCTCTGGACGCCTTGATCGGCAGCGCACTGGACCCCGGCGAACAGGTTCCCGAGAACTGTCTCAATCCAGCGCCCACCGTTCGAATCGCCACGGAGGGTGAGGCCGGAGGCATGCTGATTCCAGGCGGCCGTTTTGATGCTGTTCAACTGCCAGGACCGATGGTGGAGTCCTATGGATGTGGCGACAGCTTTGCCGCAGGCGTCACCGCTGGACTAAGCGCAGGTTGGAGCACCCAACAGGCGGTCGCGCTGGGAGCGCGCTGCGGTGCTGCCTGCGCGACGCGCTTCGGGCCTTACGGCGAACACTGA
- a CDS encoding high light inducible protein produces the protein MTQQQASDKWFQDSAARAIHEQQLDRVERFNGRAAMLGIVIGVLTEAITGQGIVHQIGLGPLVDGYVACSAKYLPFCF, from the coding sequence ATGACTCAACAGCAAGCCAGCGACAAGTGGTTCCAGGATTCAGCGGCCCGCGCCATCCATGAACAGCAGCTGGATCGGGTGGAGCGTTTCAATGGCCGTGCCGCCATGTTGGGCATCGTGATCGGCGTTCTCACTGAAGCCATCACAGGTCAGGGGATCGTCCATCAGATCGGACTCGGCCCACTCGTTGATGGTTACGTCGCCTGCAGCGCCAAATATCTTCCGTTCTGTTTCTGA
- the nth gene encoding endonuclease III, with amino-acid sequence MNKGERARVILDRLNEHYPETPIPLDHSDAFTLLIAVLLSAQCTDKKVNEVTPALFSAGPTPAAMAALDETEIHRHIRQLGLAKTKARNVHKLAHILVNVHDGVVPQSFEELEALPGVGHKTASVVMAQAFGVPAFPVDTHIHRLAQRWGLSKGDSVVKTEADLKALFPKEQWNRLHLQIIFYGREHCSARGCDGTVCKLCRELYPKRRKPVVWRKP; translated from the coding sequence ATGAACAAGGGCGAAAGAGCCAGAGTGATCCTCGATCGGCTGAACGAGCATTACCCCGAGACGCCGATTCCCCTGGATCACAGCGATGCCTTCACGCTGCTGATCGCCGTTCTGCTCAGTGCTCAGTGCACCGACAAAAAGGTGAATGAAGTCACTCCGGCACTGTTCTCCGCCGGGCCAACGCCCGCTGCCATGGCAGCACTCGACGAAACAGAGATCCACCGCCACATCCGTCAGCTGGGACTGGCCAAAACCAAAGCGCGCAATGTGCACAAGCTCGCCCACATCCTCGTGAATGTCCACGACGGAGTCGTTCCACAGAGTTTTGAAGAGCTTGAAGCGCTACCAGGAGTCGGGCACAAGACCGCCAGCGTGGTGATGGCGCAGGCTTTCGGTGTCCCTGCATTCCCCGTGGATACTCACATTCATCGTCTGGCTCAGCGCTGGGGGTTGAGCAAAGGCGACAGCGTTGTGAAAACAGAAGCAGATCTCAAGGCTCTCTTCCCAAAGGAGCAATGGAATCGACTGCATTTGCAGATCATTTTCTACGGCCGCGAGCACTGCAGCGCACGCGGCTGCGATGGCACCGTCTGCAAGCTGTGCCGAGAGCTCTACCCGAAACGCCGCAAGCCGGTGGTCTGGCGTAAACCCTGA